The following coding sequences are from one Shewanella putrefaciens window:
- a CDS encoding response regulator transcription factor, whose amino-acid sequence MSKILLVDDDPLFRTWLADALIAHGHEVECATNGLDGLNRIRAGFADVIMLDLVMPQMNGFEVLKARECSTPVMMLSARDSEDDRIMGYELGADDFLSKPFSIKELIVRLGALERRLHSHRIMQHKTEHSQVKSVNFDETSYRITIGNRGVDLTQTEFRLFKYLFERKGQVITKQELQRSVLQKDLGRFDRNLDMHISNTRRKLAKTSLPRNLINTVRGQGYSFTV is encoded by the coding sequence ATGAGTAAAATACTTTTGGTCGATGATGATCCCTTGTTCAGAACTTGGTTAGCTGATGCCCTTATTGCTCATGGGCATGAAGTAGAGTGTGCTACTAATGGTTTAGACGGGCTAAATCGTATTCGTGCTGGTTTTGCAGACGTGATCATGCTTGATTTAGTGATGCCACAGATGAATGGATTTGAGGTATTAAAAGCCCGTGAGTGTTCAACGCCTGTTATGATGCTTTCAGCCCGAGATAGCGAAGATGATCGCATTATGGGTTATGAGTTGGGGGCTGATGACTTTTTAAGTAAACCATTTAGTATTAAGGAGTTGATCGTTAGACTGGGTGCACTGGAGCGCCGCCTACATTCACATCGGATCATGCAGCATAAAACCGAACACTCCCAAGTTAAATCGGTTAATTTTGATGAAACTAGCTATCGCATTACGATTGGTAATCGCGGGGTCGATCTTACCCAAACTGAGTTTCGACTCTTTAAGTATTTATTCGAACGCAAGGGGCAGGTGATTACGAAACAGGAGCTTCAACGTTCAGTTTTACAAAAAGATCTTGGACGCTTTGATCGTAACTTGGATATGCATATCAGTAATACAAGACGTAAACTCGCGAAAACCAGTTTACCGCGTAATTTGATTAATACCGTGCGTGGGCAAGGTTACAGTTTTACGGTTTAG
- a CDS encoding TonB-dependent receptor plug domain-containing protein yields MIKRTKVAAAINVAIVTSISAGTFVASNSFAAEETAKVERIEVTGSRIQRQDMETASPVTVIDAAAIKAEGFTSVDQMLQVQTSMAGAAVGSSTNNGADGVAQVDLRGMGSQRTLVLLNGRRMVNSGSGADSSVDLNSIPVAMIARVEILKDGASAVYGSDAIAGVVNIITKKDFEGFQLDFNGSGTDKGDGRNGDVSALYGFNTDGGNYTFGAAFSDRRDVIQADRDWTATGESWSIPTGALDYMVKDANGNWVDQEEVYDYTQDSYYQTPSERRSLFANMTQELGNDVVLTADAIYTNRRSHQQMAAQPANIGLNVCGNANVPAGAPCITLDSAMTAAGIKANDKGLVNYRRRTNEVGPRIYTQDTDTWRLSGGLAGTLDVHTGMNWDVTYTYGKNKAETAVENSINATDMATSIYANPDAWFSGAPLTQQTINAIGYSEKANGGNEQQTLSAGLNGELFDLKAGAVGFAIGAEYRRESGFYNPDPIVVAGESTAAQQDPTDGNYNVVSIFQEVSVPFTEKLTGEFALRLDDYSTFGKATTWKIGLTYTATDDLMVRTVAATGFRAPSVAELYGGNSGSFDYLKDPWGNIKDAQILVNRTSDPDLQPEESESYTAGLVYSPSYIDGMSVTLDYWRFKLDNAIARMDTQVGLNACHAGDASACETFNIGAGGNLDNLTNALTNVGSQDTSGIDFNLAYSFGLIGLDWKVSNDTTYLVKFEQDGEEYTGTIDGNFGAYARVRNNFSISAGQDDWSVMYFNRYIGDMRDLAEGNKVGDIIYHNISGTYHINDMTTVSLGVKNFTDEKPVTVSNGSDGGTVPEVYDTIGRTIYGGVTVKF; encoded by the coding sequence ATGATCAAAAGAACCAAAGTCGCGGCGGCTATTAATGTCGCAATCGTTACTTCCATCTCTGCGGGTACATTTGTTGCGTCAAACTCATTCGCGGCTGAAGAAACGGCGAAAGTAGAGCGTATTGAAGTAACTGGTTCACGTATTCAACGTCAAGATATGGAAACAGCTTCTCCTGTGACCGTAATTGATGCTGCAGCGATTAAAGCGGAAGGTTTTACCTCTGTGGACCAAATGCTACAAGTTCAAACCTCTATGGCAGGTGCTGCTGTAGGGTCAAGTACAAATAATGGTGCTGATGGTGTTGCGCAGGTTGATTTACGCGGTATGGGATCACAACGTACATTAGTACTATTAAATGGCCGCCGTATGGTGAACTCAGGTTCTGGAGCGGATAGCTCTGTGGATTTGAATTCTATCCCTGTAGCTATGATTGCCCGCGTTGAAATTCTGAAAGATGGTGCTTCAGCGGTTTACGGTTCTGATGCAATTGCGGGTGTAGTCAACATCATCACCAAGAAAGACTTTGAAGGCTTCCAATTAGATTTTAATGGTAGCGGTACGGATAAAGGTGATGGTCGCAATGGCGATGTTAGTGCATTATACGGCTTTAATACCGATGGTGGTAACTACACATTTGGTGCGGCGTTTTCGGACCGTCGCGATGTAATTCAAGCGGATCGTGATTGGACAGCAACAGGAGAAAGCTGGAGTATTCCGACAGGTGCATTGGATTACATGGTTAAAGATGCAAATGGTAATTGGGTAGACCAAGAAGAAGTATACGATTATACACAAGACAGCTATTATCAAACTCCGAGCGAACGTCGCAGCTTATTTGCAAATATGACCCAAGAGCTGGGTAATGATGTGGTATTAACTGCAGATGCAATCTATACAAATCGTCGTTCCCATCAGCAAATGGCCGCTCAGCCTGCAAATATTGGTCTAAATGTTTGTGGTAATGCTAATGTTCCAGCTGGTGCTCCATGCATAACACTAGACAGTGCTATGACAGCCGCAGGTATAAAAGCAAATGATAAAGGTTTAGTTAACTACCGCCGTCGTACCAATGAAGTCGGCCCTCGTATCTACACTCAGGATACCGATACTTGGCGCTTATCTGGTGGTTTAGCGGGTACTTTAGATGTACATACGGGTATGAATTGGGATGTCACCTATACCTATGGTAAAAACAAAGCTGAAACCGCAGTAGAAAACTCTATCAACGCTACAGATATGGCCACTTCTATCTATGCTAACCCAGATGCGTGGTTTAGTGGTGCACCACTAACACAACAAACTATTAATGCTATCGGTTATTCTGAGAAAGCAAATGGCGGCAATGAACAGCAAACATTGTCAGCGGGATTAAATGGTGAGTTATTTGATCTAAAAGCAGGTGCTGTTGGCTTTGCTATCGGTGCTGAATATCGCCGTGAAAGTGGTTTTTATAATCCCGACCCAATTGTAGTTGCAGGTGAAAGTACTGCAGCACAGCAAGATCCAACGGATGGCAACTATAATGTTGTCTCTATTTTCCAAGAGGTCAGTGTACCATTTACTGAGAAATTAACAGGTGAATTTGCACTGCGTTTAGATGATTACTCTACTTTCGGTAAAGCAACCACGTGGAAAATTGGTTTAACTTATACCGCTACCGATGACCTGATGGTTCGTACTGTGGCAGCGACTGGATTCCGAGCACCAAGTGTAGCCGAATTATATGGTGGTAACTCTGGTTCATTTGATTATTTGAAAGATCCATGGGGCAATATTAAAGATGCTCAAATCTTAGTAAATCGCACATCAGATCCAGATCTGCAACCTGAAGAGTCTGAATCTTACACGGCCGGTTTAGTATATTCACCGAGCTACATCGATGGTATGTCTGTTACATTAGATTACTGGCGATTTAAGTTAGATAACGCTATTGCACGTATGGATACTCAAGTTGGTTTGAATGCTTGTCATGCAGGTGATGCGTCAGCTTGTGAAACTTTCAATATCGGTGCAGGTGGTAATTTAGATAATTTAACTAACGCACTGACTAATGTTGGTTCACAAGACACTAGCGGTATTGATTTCAATTTAGCTTACAGCTTTGGATTGATTGGTTTAGACTGGAAAGTTAGTAATGACACCACTTATCTAGTTAAGTTTGAGCAAGATGGTGAGGAATATACGGGTACAATCGATGGTAACTTCGGTGCTTATGCGCGTGTTCGTAACAACTTTAGCATCTCTGCAGGCCAAGACGATTGGAGTGTAATGTATTTTAACCGTTATATTGGTGATATGCGTGACCTCGCAGAAGGTAATAAAGTAGGTGATATTATTTACCACAACATCTCAGGTACATATCATATCAATGATATGACAACCGTTAGTTTAGGCGTTAAAAACTTTACTGATGAAAAACCTGTTACTGTTTCTAACGGTAGCGATGGTGGTACAGTTCCAGAAGTTTACGATACTATCGGTCGCACCATTTATGGTGGTGTAACAGTTAAGTTCTAA
- a CDS encoding YeaC family protein, with product MTDINQVIDQMPLEVYERLRSAAELGKWEDGTVLSEAQRESTLQVVMLYQARKLDQTEHFTISANGKINELSKAELKKQFRGESIAEFKVQDL from the coding sequence ATGACTGACATAAATCAAGTGATTGACCAAATGCCCCTCGAAGTCTATGAAAGATTGCGTAGCGCAGCAGAGTTAGGCAAGTGGGAGGATGGCACTGTATTGAGTGAAGCACAACGTGAATCAACATTGCAAGTGGTCATGCTTTATCAAGCTCGTAAGCTTGATCAGACAGAACATTTTACAATCTCAGCCAATGGCAAAATTAACGAATTGTCTAAAGCGGAATTGAAAAAACAGTTTCGTGGCGAATCGATTGCCGAGTTCAAAGTTCAAGATCTCTAA
- a CDS encoding M14 family metallopeptidase has translation MRISANFDGGNIQVVNLDNKDDIQLAIRPDAGGEFYQWFNFRFEGSVGHQYTLNIINAGTASYPKGWENYQAVASYDRQHWFRVPTQYQDGTLTIQLELDCDAIQLAYFAPYSYERHLDLLSSAQLHPDVNLEHLGLTLDGRDITLVKVGNAHPSKRNIWITARQHPGETMAEWLVEGLINRLLDNDCPTAKSLLDKANFYIVPNMNPDGSVRGHLRTNAVGVNLNREWQSPSLEKSPEVYHVVNKMKQIGVDLFYDVHGDEGLPYVFLAGCEGVPTYSDRLAQLQADFSQALTLASADFQTQFGYAKDEPGQANLTVASNWVAQTFECLSNTLEMPFKDNNNLPDPFVGWSPERSIYLGEASLIAMLAVVDKLR, from the coding sequence ATGCGGATCAGTGCCAATTTTGATGGTGGAAATATCCAAGTAGTCAATCTTGATAATAAAGATGATATTCAACTTGCGATCCGCCCCGATGCCGGTGGCGAGTTTTATCAATGGTTTAATTTTCGATTTGAAGGTAGCGTTGGTCATCAATACACGTTAAATATCATTAATGCAGGTACCGCTTCTTATCCAAAAGGTTGGGAGAATTATCAAGCTGTTGCCAGTTATGATCGCCAGCACTGGTTTCGTGTGCCGACACAATATCAAGATGGCACATTAACTATTCAACTTGAGTTAGATTGTGATGCAATCCAACTAGCCTATTTTGCACCTTACAGTTACGAACGCCACTTAGACTTACTCAGCAGTGCTCAATTGCATCCTGATGTTAATTTAGAGCATTTAGGCTTAACCTTAGATGGTCGAGATATCACGCTTGTGAAAGTGGGTAATGCCCATCCTTCCAAGCGTAATATATGGATCACAGCCAGGCAGCATCCTGGCGAAACTATGGCTGAATGGCTAGTTGAAGGCTTAATTAACCGTTTGCTTGATAATGACTGCCCAACAGCAAAATCTCTGCTCGATAAAGCAAACTTTTACATTGTGCCCAATATGAACCCCGATGGTAGTGTTAGAGGGCATCTTCGTACCAATGCGGTAGGTGTTAATCTTAATCGCGAGTGGCAAAGCCCAAGTTTAGAAAAGAGTCCTGAGGTTTATCATGTTGTAAATAAGATGAAACAAATTGGCGTCGATTTATTTTACGATGTGCATGGTGATGAAGGTTTACCCTATGTATTTCTTGCTGGCTGTGAAGGCGTACCGACATATAGCGACAGATTGGCACAGTTACAGGCCGATTTTAGTCAAGCATTAACTTTAGCCAGTGCTGATTTTCAAACTCAATTTGGTTATGCTAAAGACGAACCGGGTCAGGCTAACTTAACCGTGGCATCAAATTGGGTAGCACAAACCTTTGAATGTTTATCCAATACACTTGAAATGCCATTTAAAGACAATAATAACTTACCCGATCCTTTTGTTGGCTGGTCGCCAGAGCGTAGCATTTATCTGGGTGAAGCCTCGTTAATCGCCATGCTGGCTGTTGTGGATAAATTGAGATAA